A region of Verrucomicrobiia bacterium DNA encodes the following proteins:
- the pglW gene encoding BREX system serine/threonine kinase PglW, whose protein sequence is MSPQRWKAITPSQSAWESEALEYLRSGLPDHEPYMAWSNFEFLADDGTINEIDALILTPMGFFLVEIKSRPGILNGDVHTWTWTTGGHRFTYDNPLFLANRKARKLVSLLRRQKAAAKASIPYLEAVVFCSATDLQNRLTGAGRTNVFLRDAEKSPGILQALINRTGLGQERNNAQRLDKPTARAVFRALEEAGIRPTQKSRRVADFELKEIFNESPVGLFQDWIAAHVNLTQTRRIVRLYPIAPHLPTEERTTLQRAAEKEFISLQDLLHPGIVLAETFTQHELGPALVFRIPTGAQRLDHYMAQRADRLTVTTRLEFVRQIGEALQFAHSRRLVHRALSPQSILVLNPEAPVPQLQILNWQLARRSSATTTGATRVTGTLHAEQLVEDSSAVYLSPEAQRDPFCDALSQDVFSLGALAYYLFTGQTPAPSPLEMTQRVTSEGGLDIGSVMDAAGDELRDLIRFSTHPDVLARYDDVREFLHQLNLVENELTTPDSEARQNPIEAKAGDRLPGGLVVLERLGQGSTAVAFLVQHGEAQAVLKLANQPDHNERLKTEFETLRRLDHPGIVKAQELVHLNGLSGILMERAGEETLARRLRKEGRLHLDFLQRFGTDLIDAVVELERMGVAHRDIKPENIGIRERGKESEKHLALFDFSLSHISAENIRCGTTAYLDPFIRLRKPIRWDLQAERFAVAMTLYEMATGDLPAWGDGKSDPAVLDCEANLFPERFSADLREQLVEFFQRALRRDFRNRFDNARQMRDAWLAVFAELDQTPHGGDLVTTAARTALIEKAQLSTQLVELGLSTRAANAVDKINAITVRDLLQCSIWRLNRLSGVGKKTQREITDLHRDLRVRFPDIQPKQDATETDHRDSTPNESESASIDWVANHLVSSLNRIGAGEADILRQILGLKELPAEGSQPADSPASASSFQDAPRAVAQPGDISGWPSQTEVAKHSGVSRQRIGQVIGSARERWARTPSIIGLREAIFHILQASGGAMTHKELADALLAARGSTATEPRRTQIAIAVLRTACETEFSLKTARFVESRNCDRVLIALSHDLGDYAFRLGKEADELALQDPLAPPARVVETLRRVRLPQGVTPLSDERLVKLAVNASQTAGLSSRLEVYPRGLEPRRAIQLAAGALLGTRDLSVEDIRQRVSSRYPEAAPLPNRPELDALLDQVDTKLKWDPTADNGRGAYRSERRERVTGISSSTATRANSGTAETTGVSTEKLTADQFTDRLQRSIQAAGYLVLVSTTTHYLAVESRLRQDFPVTVCDLDTLLLGELKAQAESKKVKWEKILEADQAEESSTDWNRLNQLVGGYVMPKLKAHLVGQAGPVLLTNIGLLARFNQIPVLEQLREAICLDSRNPRSLWVLVPSDEQNRLPTLHGRPVPVATRGQWEQLPEAWLSRE, encoded by the coding sequence ATGTCACCGCAACGCTGGAAAGCCATCACCCCCTCCCAATCGGCTTGGGAGTCCGAGGCGTTGGAATACCTGCGCTCGGGATTGCCCGACCACGAGCCCTACATGGCGTGGTCGAACTTCGAGTTCCTCGCGGACGACGGGACGATCAACGAGATCGACGCCCTGATTCTGACCCCGATGGGGTTCTTCCTGGTCGAGATCAAGAGCCGGCCGGGCATCCTCAACGGCGACGTCCACACCTGGACGTGGACCACCGGCGGTCATCGCTTCACCTACGACAACCCGCTGTTCCTCGCCAATCGCAAGGCGCGCAAGCTGGTCTCCCTCCTGCGGCGGCAGAAGGCGGCGGCCAAGGCCTCGATTCCGTATCTTGAAGCGGTTGTGTTCTGCTCGGCCACCGACCTTCAGAATCGTCTGACTGGGGCCGGGCGCACGAACGTCTTCCTTCGCGACGCCGAGAAGTCTCCGGGGATCCTCCAAGCGCTCATCAACCGGACTGGACTCGGGCAAGAGCGCAACAACGCCCAGCGACTGGACAAGCCAACGGCGCGTGCCGTTTTCCGGGCGTTGGAGGAAGCGGGCATCCGCCCGACGCAGAAGTCGCGGCGGGTGGCTGATTTCGAGCTCAAGGAGATCTTCAACGAGAGTCCGGTCGGCCTGTTTCAGGACTGGATCGCGGCCCATGTCAATCTGACCCAGACGCGTCGGATCGTCCGGCTCTACCCGATTGCGCCGCATCTCCCCACCGAGGAACGGACGACGCTCCAGCGGGCGGCGGAAAAGGAGTTCATTTCGCTCCAGGACCTGCTGCACCCCGGAATCGTCCTCGCGGAGACGTTCACCCAGCACGAGCTCGGCCCCGCGCTGGTCTTCCGCATTCCAACCGGTGCCCAACGTCTCGATCACTACATGGCGCAGCGGGCGGACCGCTTGACCGTCACCACGCGCCTCGAATTCGTGCGGCAGATTGGTGAAGCGCTCCAGTTCGCCCATTCACGACGTTTGGTCCACCGAGCGCTCAGCCCGCAGAGCATCCTGGTGCTCAATCCGGAAGCCCCTGTTCCCCAGCTCCAGATCCTGAACTGGCAGCTTGCGCGTCGTTCGAGTGCCACGACCACCGGTGCGACCCGCGTCACCGGAACCCTCCACGCCGAGCAGTTGGTCGAGGATTCCTCCGCCGTTTACCTCTCGCCCGAAGCCCAGCGCGATCCGTTCTGCGATGCTCTCAGCCAGGACGTCTTCAGCCTCGGCGCGTTGGCCTACTACCTGTTCACCGGCCAGACGCCCGCGCCTTCACCTCTGGAAATGACCCAGCGGGTCACGAGCGAAGGCGGGTTGGACATCGGCAGCGTCATGGATGCCGCGGGCGACGAGCTTCGCGACCTGATCCGGTTCAGCACCCATCCCGACGTCCTTGCCCGCTACGACGACGTCCGGGAGTTCCTCCACCAGCTCAATTTGGTGGAGAATGAACTGACCACGCCGGATTCCGAGGCGCGTCAGAATCCCATTGAAGCGAAGGCGGGCGACCGCCTTCCCGGTGGATTGGTCGTGCTGGAACGGCTTGGCCAAGGTTCCACCGCCGTTGCCTTTCTGGTGCAGCACGGCGAGGCACAGGCCGTGCTGAAGCTCGCCAATCAGCCCGACCACAACGAACGACTGAAGACCGAGTTCGAGACCCTCCGGCGGCTCGACCATCCCGGCATCGTCAAAGCCCAGGAACTGGTCCACCTGAACGGGCTGTCGGGCATCCTGATGGAGCGAGCGGGCGAAGAAACCCTCGCACGCCGCCTGCGGAAGGAAGGCCGCCTGCACCTCGACTTCCTCCAGCGCTTCGGCACGGACCTGATCGATGCCGTCGTGGAACTGGAGCGCATGGGCGTGGCCCACCGCGACATCAAGCCGGAGAACATCGGCATCCGGGAGCGCGGAAAAGAATCCGAGAAGCACCTCGCCCTGTTCGACTTCTCCCTTTCCCACATCTCGGCGGAGAACATCCGGTGCGGCACGACCGCCTACCTCGACCCCTTCATTCGGCTGAGAAAGCCCATCCGCTGGGATCTCCAGGCGGAGCGGTTCGCCGTGGCCATGACGCTCTACGAGATGGCCACCGGGGATCTGCCCGCGTGGGGCGACGGCAAGAGCGACCCCGCGGTCCTCGACTGCGAGGCCAATCTCTTCCCGGAGCGCTTCAGCGCCGACCTGCGTGAGCAGTTGGTTGAGTTCTTCCAGCGAGCCCTGCGCCGGGATTTCCGGAACCGCTTCGACAACGCCCGCCAGATGCGGGACGCGTGGCTGGCGGTGTTCGCGGAACTGGACCAGACACCGCACGGTGGGGACCTGGTCACGACCGCTGCCCGCACGGCGCTGATCGAGAAGGCTCAGCTTTCCACGCAGTTGGTCGAACTCGGCCTCAGCACACGGGCCGCCAATGCGGTGGACAAGATCAACGCCATCACGGTCCGGGACCTGTTGCAGTGCTCCATCTGGCGGCTCAATCGGCTCTCCGGGGTCGGCAAGAAGACGCAGCGCGAGATCACCGACCTCCATCGCGACTTGCGCGTTCGCTTCCCGGACATCCAGCCCAAGCAGGACGCCACCGAGACGGACCACCGGGACAGCACACCCAACGAGTCGGAATCCGCGAGCATCGATTGGGTCGCCAATCATCTCGTCTCCTCGCTGAACCGGATTGGCGCAGGCGAAGCGGACATCCTCCGGCAGATTCTGGGGTTGAAGGAACTCCCGGCGGAAGGTTCCCAACCAGCGGATTCCCCAGCGAGCGCTTCTTCATTCCAGGATGCGCCCCGGGCGGTGGCCCAACCGGGGGACATCAGCGGGTGGCCGAGCCAGACCGAGGTGGCCAAACACAGCGGCGTCTCACGCCAACGAATTGGCCAGGTCATCGGCAGTGCCCGCGAGCGTTGGGCGCGCACGCCCTCGATCATCGGTCTTCGTGAGGCCATCTTCCACATCCTTCAGGCTTCGGGCGGAGCCATGACCCACAAGGAACTCGCGGATGCGCTGCTCGCCGCCCGTGGTTCCACCGCGACCGAACCCCGGCGCACGCAGATTGCCATCGCCGTCCTCCGCACGGCCTGCGAGACCGAGTTTTCCCTGAAGACCGCCCGGTTCGTCGAAAGCCGGAACTGTGACCGCGTGCTGATCGCGCTCAGCCACGACTTGGGCGACTACGCCTTCCGGCTGGGCAAGGAAGCCGACGAGTTGGCGCTCCAGGATCCCCTCGCGCCGCCCGCCCGGGTCGTTGAGACGCTGCGCCGGGTTCGGCTCCCCCAGGGCGTCACGCCGCTTTCCGACGAACGGCTGGTCAAGTTGGCGGTGAACGCCTCGCAGACGGCCGGGCTTTCCTCCCGTCTGGAGGTCTATCCCCGGGGATTGGAGCCGCGCCGCGCCATCCAATTGGCGGCGGGTGCCTTGCTGGGCACGCGTGACCTTTCGGTGGAGGACATCCGCCAGCGTGTGAGCAGCCGTTATCCCGAGGCGGCTCCGTTGCCCAATCGGCCTGAACTCGACGCCTTGCTCGATCAGGTCGATACGAAGCTGAAGTGGGACCCCACGGCGGACAATGGCCGGGGCGCCTATCGCTCGGAACGGCGGGAACGGGTGACCGGCATCAGTTCCTCGACCGCGACCCGGGCCAACTCGGGCACCGCCGAGACCACGGGAGTCTCCACGGAGAAGCTGACGGCCGACCAATTCACCGACCGGCTCCAACGCTCGATCCAGGCGGCGGGTTACCTCGTGCTGGTTTCGACGACGACGCACTACCTGGCGGTGGAGTCCCGGCTTCGGCAGGACTTTCCGGTGACGGTCTGCGACCTCGACACCCTCCTGCTGGGCGAACTGAAGGCGCAGGCCGAGTCGAAGAAGGTGAAGTGGGAGAAGATTCTGGAGGCGGACCAAGCCGAGGAATCCTCCACCGACTGGAATCGCCTGAACCAGCTCGTGGGGGGCTACGTGATGCCCAAGCTGAAGGCGCACCTGGTCGGGCAAGCCGGCCCGGTCCTGCTGACCAACATCGGTCTGCTGGCCCGGTTCAACCAGATTCCGGTGCTCGAACAGCTCCGTGAAGCCATCTGCCTCGACAGCCGGAATCCCCGGTCGCTCTGGGTGCTCGTTCCGTCGGATGAGCAGAACCGGCTTCCCACCCTCCACGGTCGCCCGGTTCCTGTCGCCACGCGGGGACAGTGGGAACAGCTCCCGGAGGCCTGGCTGTCCCGCGAATAG
- a CDS encoding GxxExxY protein, protein MNSDKQVGLIYKEECFAIIGACFEVYNEKGCGFTEPIYQECLEIELELREIQFQAQANLPLSYKQRPLRQRFQPDFVCLDKIILEIKAVSALMDEHRSQVLNYLNASGFKVGLLVNFGHPGRLEWERIVN, encoded by the coding sequence ATGAATTCCGATAAACAGGTTGGGCTGATCTACAAGGAGGAGTGCTTCGCCATCATCGGCGCCTGCTTTGAGGTCTATAACGAGAAGGGCTGCGGGTTCACCGAGCCGATCTACCAGGAATGCCTGGAAATCGAACTGGAGTTGCGCGAAATCCAGTTTCAGGCCCAGGCCAACTTGCCGTTGAGCTACAAGCAACGCCCCCTGCGTCAACGGTTCCAGCCGGACTTCGTTTGTTTGGACAAGATCATCCTCGAGATCAAGGCGGTGTCAGCGCTGATGGATGAGCACCGCTCCCAAGTCCTGAACTACCTCAATGCCAGCGGTTTCAAGGTGGGATTGCTGGTCAATTTCGGACACCCTGGTCGCCTCGAATGGGAACGAATCGTAAACTGA
- the pglX gene encoding BREX-2 system adenine-specific DNA-methyltransferase PglX produces the protein MIDRAALLDALKPVLLNLEKDLRARSDAEPTIKAKLTAQYEAARASRRTAEAYSVWRDELVTQVAVGWVLGTVFIRFLEDNELLDHPWISGPGDRRTAAEHEREEYFRINKLHSDRDYLEQVFRTASELPGLTHLFDPKHNPLWQFGPSGDAVTQLLRFWQERNPDTGLLNHDFTDPEWDTRFLGDLYQDLSEAARKRYALLQTPLFIEEFILDRTLDPAIQTFGLKGIRMIDPTCGSGHFVLGGFERILKRWQQFEPATPIRELAQRALDSVFGVDLNPFAVGIARFRLLIAALKAVAVNRLKAAPNFRLNLAVGDSLLHGRRFGEFELQGATQRTFATDDAAFRDELKHHYEVEDTATLRRILGQQYHVVLGNPPYITVKDKAVSELYRGRYSSCRGKYSLSVPFMERFFELAVKGDGTPQRPAGFVGQITANSFMKNEFGKDLIEKFMFRWDVTHILDTAGAHIPEHGTPTVIIFGKNQPPVMATVRVVSGIKGEPGIPADPVQGFVWQAMLAQVDVAGSQSEWVSVADSARAIFHKHPWSLGGGGASELKTLLEEACSNCFSTFVEHRRGNPVVGFGVIMGEEECFSRPPTCLDRVNAPKQFRRAVVEGEDVRDWAINCDQEALFPYDRAMELSSDRLLLDQLWILRSILANRPDFSGLTYAAAGRPFWEYHQIPIERNLADRLIVFCAVSTHINFALNRGPKAFKQSAPIAKLKTEDERQHQLLLGVLNSSSAAFWLRQVCAPKGGSGIGRGIQNEPWEGRMTFNAAQVANIPVPDVCPSQLPIALVQTSTALEAQSSGATLLSWGGPGREDLRVWLAHSRDAWHRQRRQMIAWQEDLDWQIYESFKLIDAGDGVSQPDGAVQVPPDGVELGQRAFEIVMARKMKAGELQTTWFERHGSTPITEVPGHWPTAYRELVERRIQRIADDSNIRLIEQPEYKRRWNTEPWDEQLEKALTQWLLDRIERVIGRDLNAPEGSEAAKAFQPKIELLTTQQITDLVLDRSFREAAEIYRGRADFDPHKLVAELIQSAAVPFLPGQRYKESGLRKRVVWEETWDKQRAEDAIDNELGLNAPNLSEADRKRLEADAKVRKAQRIGDIPVPPKYASADFRSSVFWSLRGKLDVPKERFISYPGCSRDGDPCLTVAWAGLDPLQQAKALAAHYGELQQTGAGQPKLLLVLAGLNELLPWLKQWHNQLDPEFGLKMGDYYEEYVREEAKRFGKSLVDLKQIALTP, from the coding sequence ATGATCGACCGCGCTGCATTGCTCGACGCCCTGAAGCCCGTCCTTCTCAATCTGGAGAAGGACCTGCGCGCCCGTTCCGATGCGGAACCGACCATCAAGGCCAAGCTCACCGCCCAATACGAGGCGGCCCGGGCGAGTCGGCGCACGGCGGAGGCCTACTCGGTGTGGCGCGATGAACTGGTCACGCAGGTGGCCGTGGGCTGGGTCCTCGGGACGGTCTTCATCCGTTTCCTGGAGGACAATGAGCTGCTGGACCATCCGTGGATCAGCGGACCGGGTGACCGCAGGACTGCGGCGGAACACGAGCGGGAGGAATACTTCCGAATCAACAAGCTCCACTCCGACCGCGACTACCTCGAACAGGTCTTTCGCACGGCCTCGGAATTGCCGGGGCTGACCCACCTCTTCGATCCGAAGCACAACCCGCTGTGGCAGTTCGGGCCGAGCGGCGACGCGGTGACCCAGCTCCTGCGCTTCTGGCAGGAACGGAACCCGGACACCGGGCTGCTGAACCACGATTTCACCGATCCCGAGTGGGACACCCGCTTCCTGGGCGACCTCTACCAGGACCTGTCCGAAGCGGCGCGCAAGCGCTACGCCCTGCTGCAAACACCGCTCTTCATCGAGGAGTTCATCCTCGACCGCACGCTGGACCCGGCGATCCAGACTTTCGGGCTGAAGGGCATCCGGATGATCGACCCCACCTGCGGCTCCGGACACTTCGTGCTGGGAGGGTTCGAACGGATTCTGAAGCGGTGGCAACAGTTCGAACCCGCGACGCCCATCCGGGAACTCGCACAGCGCGCCTTGGATTCGGTCTTTGGCGTGGACCTGAACCCTTTCGCGGTGGGCATCGCCCGGTTCCGGTTGCTGATCGCCGCGCTCAAGGCCGTCGCGGTCAACCGCCTCAAGGCGGCTCCGAATTTTCGGCTGAACCTCGCCGTGGGGGATTCGTTGCTCCACGGGAGGCGGTTTGGAGAGTTCGAACTTCAAGGAGCCACCCAGCGCACCTTCGCTACCGACGACGCCGCCTTCCGCGACGAGCTGAAGCACCACTACGAAGTCGAGGATACCGCGACGTTACGGCGCATCCTTGGCCAACAATACCACGTTGTCCTCGGGAATCCCCCCTACATCACGGTCAAGGACAAGGCGGTCAGCGAGCTCTACCGCGGGCGCTACTCCTCGTGCCGCGGCAAGTATTCGCTCTCCGTGCCTTTTATGGAGCGCTTCTTCGAGCTCGCGGTCAAAGGCGACGGCACCCCGCAGCGGCCGGCCGGATTCGTCGGGCAGATAACGGCAAATTCCTTCATGAAAAATGAGTTCGGGAAGGACCTCATCGAAAAGTTCATGTTTCGATGGGATGTGACTCATATTTTGGACACTGCAGGTGCACACATCCCTGAACACGGAACGCCCACCGTTATCATCTTCGGGAAGAATCAGCCGCCGGTTATGGCGACCGTCCGGGTCGTCAGCGGGATTAAAGGTGAACCCGGGATTCCCGCAGACCCGGTCCAAGGCTTCGTTTGGCAAGCCATGCTAGCTCAAGTCGACGTCGCGGGAAGCCAAAGCGAATGGGTCAGTGTTGCGGATTCAGCACGAGCTATCTTTCACAAGCATCCGTGGAGCTTGGGAGGAGGTGGAGCTTCCGAGCTCAAGACTTTGTTAGAGGAGGCTTGCTCGAATTGTTTCTCCACTTTTGTCGAGCATCGGCGCGGCAACCCTGTAGTTGGGTTTGGAGTGATCATGGGGGAGGAGGAGTGTTTCTCCAGACCTCCGACGTGCCTTGATCGGGTAAACGCGCCGAAGCAGTTCAGGCGAGCTGTCGTGGAAGGTGAAGACGTTCGCGACTGGGCGATTAACTGTGACCAAGAGGCGCTCTTCCCCTACGACCGCGCAATGGAGCTATCGAGTGACCGACTTCTCCTCGACCAGCTTTGGATTTTGCGGTCGATACTCGCGAACCGTCCAGACTTCAGCGGATTGACTTACGCTGCCGCTGGCAGGCCATTTTGGGAATATCACCAGATCCCGATTGAACGGAATTTGGCGGACCGATTGATCGTCTTCTGTGCTGTCTCAACGCACATCAACTTCGCCCTGAATCGCGGCCCTAAGGCTTTCAAACAGTCCGCTCCAATCGCGAAACTGAAAACCGAAGATGAACGCCAGCACCAGCTGTTACTTGGTGTTCTCAATAGCTCATCCGCCGCCTTCTGGTTAAGGCAGGTCTGCGCGCCGAAAGGCGGAAGCGGCATCGGTCGCGGTATTCAAAACGAGCCTTGGGAGGGGCGCATGACCTTCAACGCTGCACAGGTCGCAAACATCCCGGTTCCAGATGTATGCCCTTCCCAGCTTCCGATCGCGCTCGTCCAAACCAGCACGGCCCTGGAGGCCCAGTCGTCGGGCGCCACGCTGTTGAGTTGGGGCGGCCCCGGGAGGGAGGACCTGCGCGTGTGGCTGGCCCACTCCCGCGACGCCTGGCACCGCCAACGCCGCCAGATGATCGCTTGGCAGGAGGACCTGGATTGGCAGATCTACGAGTCCTTCAAGCTCATCGATGCTGGAGATGGTGTGAGTCAACCCGATGGGGCGGTGCAGGTCCCGCCCGATGGCGTCGAACTCGGCCAGCGCGCCTTCGAAATCGTCATGGCCCGAAAGATGAAGGCGGGCGAACTGCAAACGACCTGGTTCGAGCGGCACGGCTCCACGCCTATCACGGAAGTCCCGGGTCACTGGCCGACCGCGTATCGCGAATTGGTCGAACGACGCATCCAACGCATTGCCGACGACTCCAACATCCGTCTCATCGAGCAGCCCGAATACAAGCGCCGCTGGAACACCGAACCGTGGGACGAGCAGTTGGAGAAGGCCCTGACCCAATGGCTGCTCGACCGCATCGAGCGCGTCATCGGACGCGACTTGAACGCTCCGGAAGGCAGCGAGGCCGCGAAGGCGTTTCAGCCCAAGATCGAGTTGCTCACCACCCAGCAGATCACCGACCTCGTCCTCGATCGCTCCTTCCGCGAAGCCGCCGAAATCTACCGTGGCCGCGCCGACTTCGATCCGCACAAGCTCGTCGCCGAACTGATCCAGAGCGCCGCCGTCCCGTTCCTCCCGGGCCAGCGCTACAAGGAAAGCGGTCTTCGCAAACGCGTGGTCTGGGAGGAAACCTGGGACAAGCAGCGCGCGGAGGACGCCATCGACAACGAACTCGGCCTCAACGCTCCAAACCTGTCCGAAGCCGACCGCAAACGCCTCGAAGCCGACGCCAAGGTGCGCAAAGCCCAACGCATCGGCGACATCCCAGTCCCGCCCAAATACGCCAGCGCCGACTTCCGTTCCTCCGTCTTCTGGTCCCTGCGCGGCAAGCTGGACGTGCCCAAGGAACGCTTCATCAGCTATCCCGGATGCAGTCGGGACGGCGACCCGTGCCTGACCGTTGCCTGGGCCGGCCTCGACCCCCTGCAACAGGCGAAAGCGCTCGCCGCCCACTACGGTGAGTTGCAACAGACCGGGGCCGGTCAGCCGAAGCTCCTGCTGGTCTTGGCCGGCTTGAACGAACTGCTGCCCTGGCTCAAGCAGTGGCACAACCAGCTCGACCCCGAGTTCGGCCTGAAGATGGGCGACTACTACGAAGAATACGTCCGCGAAGAAGCCAAACGCTTCGGGAAGTCCCTGGTGGACCTGAAGCAGATTGCCCTGACTCCCTGA